In the genome of Molothrus aeneus isolate 106 chromosome 5, BPBGC_Maene_1.0, whole genome shotgun sequence, one region contains:
- the TMEM60 gene encoding transmembrane protein 60, translating into MRMSLAQRVLLTWLFTLLFLIMLVLKLDEKAPWNWFLIFIPVWIFDTILLVMLIVKMAGRCKSGFDPRNGSQNMKKKVWYLVAMLLKLAFCLALCAKLQRFTTMKLAYVFIPLWALLLGAMVELGYNIFYVRRD; encoded by the coding sequence ATGAGAATGTCCCTGGCGCAAAGAGTGCTGCTGACATGGCTTTTTACCTTACTCTTCCTCATCATGCTGGTGCTGAAGTTGGATGAGAAAGCACCGTGGAACTGGTTCCTCATTTTTATTCCAGTGTGGATCTTTGACACAATTCTTCTCGTTATGTTAATTGTAAAAATGGCTGGGCGCTGCAAGTCTGGCTTTGACCCCCGCAACGGCTCCCAGAACATGAAGAAGAAAGTCTGGTACCTTGTTGCCATGCTGCTGAAATTGGCCTTCTGCCTGGCCCTGTGTGCCAAGCTGCAGCGCTTCACCACCATGAAACTGGCCTACGTGTTCATCCCCCtctgggccctgctgctgggggccATGGTGGAACTGGGATACAATATCTTCTATGTACGGAGAGACTAG